A genome region from Geoanaerobacter pelophilus includes the following:
- a CDS encoding ABC transporter permease yields the protein MNLAIRDIRYHRGRFILTSIGLGLLLGVVMSMGGIYRGLFADALAILEFTKADIWVVQQNTNGPFAENSRIPEDIKYRIRAVPGVAEASPLSFQTIQIERKNMPFRFFLIGYDLNGFGGPPMILAGRNIRQKHYEMVAAKGMKMEIGDKIHLGLHDYTVVGITGKVVSSSGDPAAFVSLADAQDIQFKKDNDAIRNDRERIGANLAGVQSLSPVQAKFLQQNISGITESTHTVNTVVARLSPGADLKEVQERISRWNHFKPISVEEQTKILTKGMIEKARMQLGLFRIILLVISAVIISLIIYTSTLDKIKVIATLKLIGSQNRVIVGMILQQSLLMGVIAYGIGYVLILLTYEKFPRRIVLEALDLQALFVIVIAICMIASFVGIRKALKVEPAEALGG from the coding sequence ACCGGGGACTCTTTGCCGATGCACTGGCAATACTGGAATTCACCAAAGCCGACATCTGGGTGGTGCAGCAGAATACCAACGGCCCTTTTGCCGAGAACTCGCGCATTCCGGAAGATATAAAATATCGAATACGAGCGGTGCCCGGTGTGGCTGAAGCATCACCGCTCTCATTCCAGACCATCCAGATCGAGCGGAAGAACATGCCGTTCCGGTTTTTCCTGATCGGATATGACCTGAATGGTTTCGGCGGACCGCCAATGATTCTTGCCGGTAGGAACATCCGCCAGAAACATTACGAGATGGTGGCAGCCAAGGGGATGAAGATGGAGATCGGCGACAAGATTCATCTCGGACTCCATGACTATACGGTAGTCGGCATCACCGGCAAGGTGGTGTCATCAAGCGGCGACCCCGCAGCGTTTGTGAGCCTTGCCGATGCTCAGGACATCCAGTTCAAGAAAGATAACGACGCCATCAGGAACGACCGGGAACGGATCGGCGCGAATCTGGCCGGCGTTCAGTCTCTATCTCCCGTACAGGCGAAGTTTCTGCAACAGAACATATCTGGCATCACGGAATCGACCCATACGGTAAATACCGTCGTGGCACGGCTGTCGCCGGGCGCTGATCTCAAAGAGGTACAGGAGCGGATAAGCCGCTGGAACCATTTCAAGCCGATCTCAGTGGAAGAGCAGACAAAGATACTCACCAAGGGGATGATCGAGAAGGCGCGGATGCAGTTGGGGCTGTTCCGGATCATCCTGCTGGTGATTTCGGCAGTAATCATCTCGCTCATCATCTACACTTCGACCCTCGACAAGATTAAGGTAATCGCTACCCTGAAACTGATCGGCTCGCAGAACCGGGTAATCGTCGGCATGATCCTTCAGCAGTCACTCTTGATGGGAGTGATCGCTTACGGCATCGGTTACGTATTGATCCTTCTGACGTACGAAAAGTTCCCCCGGCGGATTGTCCTGGAGGCGTTAGACCTTCAGGCGCTGTTTGTCATTGTCATTGCGATCTGCATGATTGCCAGTTTTGTCGGAATCAGAAAAGCACTCAAGGTAGAGCCGGCGGAGGCACTTGGTGGATAA
- a CDS encoding ABC transporter ATP-binding protein: MYAIEVEKLTKIYGKGETAVTAIADASFQVKPGELVAILGPSGSGKTTLLTSIGLINEPTHGTVVIDGATVADEGWITGIDLKRLRREKLGFIFQHHNLIPFLTALENVMVALEINNLSGQEAKSRATELLESLNLGHRLNNYPTALSGGEAQRVAIARALANKPKVILADEPTAALDTENGKNVMSLLKSLAVENHSAILVVTHDHRMVEGFDRIFQVSDGRITGEENSDYNN, encoded by the coding sequence ATGTATGCAATAGAAGTTGAAAAACTGACGAAGATTTACGGCAAAGGCGAGACTGCTGTAACCGCCATTGCGGATGCCTCCTTCCAGGTAAAACCAGGGGAACTGGTAGCCATTCTCGGCCCGTCAGGATCAGGGAAGACTACCCTGCTTACCTCTATCGGCCTGATCAATGAGCCGACCCATGGCACGGTAGTCATTGACGGTGCAACAGTTGCCGATGAAGGGTGGATAACGGGTATCGACCTGAAACGGCTCCGCCGGGAAAAACTCGGCTTCATCTTTCAGCATCACAACCTGATCCCTTTTCTGACCGCCCTGGAAAACGTCATGGTTGCGCTGGAGATCAACAATCTCTCCGGACAGGAGGCAAAAAGCCGGGCAACTGAACTGCTTGAATCCCTCAATCTGGGGCATCGCCTGAACAACTATCCCACGGCTCTCTCCGGTGGCGAAGCGCAGCGGGTAGCCATTGCCCGGGCTTTGGCCAACAAGCCTAAGGTAATTCTGGCCGATGAACCGACTGCAGCGCTGGACACCGAGAACGGGAAAAACGTCATGTCTCTGTTGAAATCGCTCGCGGTTGAGAACCATTCGGCGATTCTGGTCGTAACGCATGACCATAGGATGGTGGAAGGATTCGATCGGATTTTTCAGGTAAGCGATGGTCGAATCACCGGCGAAGAAAACAGCGATTACAATAACTGA
- a CDS encoding class I SAM-dependent methyltransferase, giving the protein MNWDERYSEPGFSYGIAPNEFLVSVVDRIPNGRILSLAEGEGRNAVYLASLGYQVTGVDGSEVGLRKAAKLALERGVTITTIHADLSTFEIEPEVWDGIVAIYCHLPSAIRIPLHQAAVRGLKPGGAFVLEAFSKDQLPYDTGGPKSLDMLMSLDDLKQELAGLEFVHAVQMEREVLEGRGHTGLASVVQVLGIKP; this is encoded by the coding sequence ATGAACTGGGATGAACGTTACAGCGAGCCGGGTTTTTCATACGGCATTGCACCGAATGAGTTTCTGGTATCGGTAGTAGACCGAATTCCGAACGGAAGAATTCTTTCACTGGCAGAGGGTGAAGGGCGAAACGCCGTCTATTTGGCATCGCTTGGGTATCAGGTGACCGGAGTTGACGGATCGGAAGTCGGTCTGCGTAAAGCCGCGAAACTGGCTTTAGAGCGTGGTGTTACCATAACCACGATACATGCTGATTTGAGTACCTTTGAAATAGAACCGGAGGTGTGGGACGGAATCGTCGCCATCTATTGCCACCTGCCTTCAGCGATCCGCATTCCTTTACATCAGGCAGCTGTCAGGGGGCTGAAACCTGGCGGTGCCTTTGTATTGGAGGCGTTCAGCAAGGACCAACTCCCCTACGACACCGGAGGCCCCAAATCCCTCGACATGCTCATGTCGCTGGATGACCTGAAACAGGAACTTGCCGGTCTGGAGTTTGTGCATGCTGTTCAAATGGAACGGGAAGTGCTGGAGGGGCGGGGACATACTGGCCTGGCATCCGTAGTTCAGGTATTGGGAATCAAGCCATGA
- a CDS encoding J domain-containing protein — protein sequence MTYADLKEARRVMGLGERATLKEIKARHKELVKQHHPDTGNTNESEMIRQVNAAYRVILDYVTEYRFFFAENEFYEQNPEERIWQQFADDPLWGKK from the coding sequence ATGACCTATGCCGACCTGAAAGAAGCGCGCCGAGTGATGGGCTTAGGTGAGCGGGCAACCTTGAAGGAGATCAAGGCCCGACACAAGGAATTGGTGAAACAACATCACCCGGATACCGGCAATACGAATGAGTCGGAGATGATCAGACAGGTGAATGCCGCCTACCGGGTTATACTCGACTATGTTACTGAATACCGCTTCTTCTTTGCCGAGAATGAGTTTTACGAACAGAATCCGGAAGAGCGAATCTGGCAGCAATTCGCTGATGATCCGCTGTGGGGGAAAAAATAA
- a CDS encoding methyl-accepting chemotaxis protein, which produces MLTLSTVRAKLILIVSLLSVGMVIIGLIGLGSTKRANSGMEEMYNNNLVPVVQITTVRASINAIVRELAFAAIHDPANQVSKLHDHPVTNHTESVEKALGEITKLWTEYEKTIDSPEEKKLADAFNTTKNEFIDKTVSPALDNIKSNNFGVVNELIFKGGTAQAKKAAGDAQLLLEFQLKQAKDLYQSSNASYQKMIGWSVASIIIGVILAVIIGFLIIRSITKSTRSLMETAAHIEQGDLTARCNMSGTDEMSQIAKSFDQIASTFTSSINNLTAIASEVTAAASKVHMSSETLAAGSEQVASETTTVATAGEEMAATSGDIAKNCQLAAESASQASEQANHGSTIIKNSIAVMERIAQRVSESAKTVGSLGEKSEQIGAIIGTIQDIADQTNLLALNAAIEAARAGEQGRGFAVVADEVRALAERTTKATKEIDTMIKSIQQETKTAVSSMEEGVVQVEQGTQEAARSGEAIDSILAQISNLSMQVSQIATAAEEQTATTSEISGNMQRITDVVRQSSQSAHESSVEASRLNTLAESLMADLNKFTIEENVALSLKKAKSAHMIFTGKIRAHLSGATRLDPNNLPTHLTCAFGKWCQGTGKELCGHQQLFREIEGPHAKVHDLGKQAVLAFNNGDTRKAHEYCDEMILQSEYLIDMLDRLSNENV; this is translated from the coding sequence ATGCTGACGTTATCGACAGTCAGAGCAAAACTGATTTTGATCGTTTCACTTCTTTCCGTCGGCATGGTGATCATTGGCCTTATCGGCCTCGGTAGCACCAAAAGAGCCAATTCTGGGATGGAGGAGATGTACAACAATAATCTGGTGCCGGTGGTCCAGATAACAACTGTTCGGGCAAGCATAAACGCCATAGTTCGTGAACTTGCTTTTGCCGCAATCCACGACCCAGCCAACCAAGTCAGCAAACTTCACGATCATCCCGTAACGAACCACACCGAGAGTGTCGAAAAGGCTCTTGGTGAGATAACGAAACTCTGGACCGAGTACGAAAAGACCATTGACTCGCCAGAAGAAAAGAAACTTGCTGATGCGTTTAACACTACCAAGAATGAATTTATTGATAAGACTGTCTCTCCTGCCCTGGACAATATCAAGAGCAATAATTTTGGGGTCGTCAACGAACTCATTTTCAAAGGGGGCACCGCCCAGGCAAAAAAAGCAGCCGGTGATGCGCAATTGTTGCTTGAGTTCCAGTTGAAGCAGGCAAAGGACCTCTATCAGAGCAGTAACGCATCCTACCAGAAGATGATAGGCTGGTCGGTAGCAAGCATCATCATCGGAGTCATCTTGGCAGTAATTATCGGATTCCTCATCATTCGCTCAATTACAAAATCTACCAGAAGCCTTATGGAAACAGCAGCGCATATCGAGCAAGGTGACCTGACCGCTCGATGCAACATGAGCGGTACTGATGAGATGAGCCAGATTGCAAAATCATTTGACCAGATCGCATCGACATTCACCAGCAGCATCAACAATCTTACCGCAATAGCCTCTGAGGTCACCGCAGCAGCGTCGAAAGTACACATGTCTTCGGAAACTCTTGCTGCAGGTTCTGAACAGGTTGCAAGCGAAACCACGACTGTGGCCACAGCAGGTGAAGAGATGGCAGCAACTTCCGGTGATATCGCAAAGAATTGCCAACTTGCCGCTGAAAGTGCGTCACAGGCCTCTGAACAAGCCAATCATGGATCAACAATCATCAAGAACAGCATAGCCGTTATGGAGCGAATCGCACAGCGGGTCAGCGAGTCGGCAAAGACAGTCGGATCTTTGGGGGAGAAGTCGGAGCAGATTGGCGCGATTATAGGTACTATTCAGGATATAGCGGATCAGACAAATCTGCTGGCACTGAACGCAGCAATAGAGGCAGCCAGGGCCGGCGAACAGGGACGCGGCTTTGCAGTAGTAGCCGACGAAGTTCGTGCTCTTGCAGAGCGCACCACCAAAGCGACCAAAGAGATTGACACAATGATTAAGTCGATCCAGCAGGAAACCAAGACCGCTGTTTCGTCTATGGAAGAAGGAGTTGTCCAGGTTGAGCAAGGCACTCAGGAGGCCGCCCGCTCGGGTGAGGCGATCGATTCAATCCTTGCCCAGATCAGCAATCTCTCCATGCAGGTGAGTCAGATTGCCACTGCAGCGGAAGAACAAACGGCTACAACCAGCGAGATCAGCGGTAATATGCAGCGCATTACAGATGTCGTCCGCCAGAGTTCTCAAAGCGCTCATGAATCTTCGGTAGAGGCGAGTCGTCTCAATACGCTGGCAGAATCGTTAATGGCAGACCTCAACAAGTTTACAATCGAAGAAAATGTTGCTTTGAGCCTCAAGAAGGCCAAGAGCGCACATATGATCTTCACTGGCAAGATTCGCGCACATCTGTCAGGTGCGACACGTCTCGATCCAAACAACCTGCCTACCCACCTCACCTGTGCGTTCGGCAAGTGGTGCCAAGGAACCGGCAAGGAACTCTGCGGACATCAACAGTTGTTCCGTGAGATTGAAGGTCCGCACGCTAAGGTCCACGATCTTGGCAAGCAGGCTGTGCTTGCGTTTAACAACGGAGATACCCGCAAAGCCCATGAATATTGCGACGAAATGATCTTACAATCTGAGTACCTTATCGATATGCTGGATCGTCTGTCGAATGAAAATGTCTAA
- a CDS encoding L,D-transpeptidase family protein, producing MSSLTIRMQSILISTFLCVLLVQGATAAEYTLRDNIIGNSHQHVVRGDDSLIELARRFNVGYNEIVAANPGVDPILPEPGTQVNIPSRWIIPDVTVREGIVINLDEMRLYYFPKRLKDRVITYPIGIGDEGWETPIGTYRIIEKIVAPAWHVPASIKMQKPELPDVVPPGNDNPLGTHALRLSIGTILIHGTDRPFGIGRQVSHGCIHLYPEDIPKLFKKVRVGTKVTIIRQPVKIGFANGRVLLEVHGDEVRDLMVEAEKIINQKGVSGLVDQQKLAKALRDKTGIPTDITEDLVAKDVGKVGKRLQ from the coding sequence TTGAGTTCATTGACCATTCGGATGCAATCGATTTTGATCTCGACATTTTTATGTGTACTGTTGGTTCAAGGTGCAACAGCTGCCGAATACACGCTTCGCGACAATATTATTGGCAATTCACACCAGCATGTTGTGAGGGGGGACGATTCTCTTATCGAATTGGCTCGAAGATTTAACGTAGGCTACAACGAGATTGTTGCTGCGAACCCCGGTGTCGATCCTATTTTGCCCGAACCGGGAACACAGGTGAATATTCCCAGTCGATGGATCATCCCTGACGTGACAGTGCGGGAGGGAATTGTGATTAATCTTGATGAAATGCGCCTGTACTATTTTCCAAAGCGTCTGAAGGATCGAGTGATAACCTATCCCATCGGTATCGGAGACGAAGGATGGGAGACTCCCATTGGCACGTATCGGATCATCGAAAAGATAGTTGCGCCAGCTTGGCATGTACCGGCATCCATTAAAATGCAGAAGCCTGAACTGCCTGATGTGGTCCCGCCGGGCAATGACAACCCGCTCGGCACTCACGCCCTAAGGCTTTCCATTGGCACAATACTGATTCATGGCACGGACCGTCCCTTCGGCATCGGCAGGCAGGTCAGCCATGGTTGCATTCATCTATATCCAGAGGATATACCAAAACTATTCAAGAAGGTGAGGGTGGGAACTAAAGTCACGATAATTCGCCAACCCGTGAAGATTGGATTTGCAAACGGCAGGGTTCTGCTGGAAGTCCATGGCGATGAGGTTCGAGACCTCATGGTTGAGGCAGAAAAGATAATTAATCAAAAAGGGGTTAGTGGGTTAGTTGATCAGCAAAAACTGGCCAAGGCTCTAAGAGATAAGACGGGTATACCGACAGACATTACGGAAGATTTGGTTGCCAAAGACGTGGGAAAGGTTGGAAAGCGCCTTCAATAA
- a CDS encoding L,D-transpeptidase family protein, with protein MLTKSKIHQQIASLVVLILVMLEVLLYRANAALPPVERVIVYKSQKIMQLITGNEVVRSYKVALGRSSLGHKQKAGDCRTPEGAYTIDSHNKDSRFYKSLHISYPNRHDLASAKKSGRSPGGDIMIHGLPKGFEDLGDLHTQRNWTKGCIAVNNTEIDEIWQLVADGTPIEIRP; from the coding sequence ATGCTGACAAAATCCAAAATACATCAACAAATTGCGTCCTTGGTTGTTTTGATTCTAGTAATGCTTGAAGTGTTGCTTTATCGAGCAAACGCTGCTCTACCTCCCGTGGAAAGAGTAATAGTCTATAAGAGTCAAAAAATAATGCAGTTAATCACCGGAAATGAAGTAGTACGTTCCTACAAGGTTGCACTTGGACGTAGCTCGCTTGGCCATAAACAAAAGGCCGGCGACTGCCGCACCCCGGAAGGTGCCTATACAATCGACAGCCACAACAAAGACAGCCGGTTTTACAAGTCATTACACATCTCCTACCCCAACCGACACGATCTGGCATCGGCAAAAAAAAGCGGCCGATCTCCAGGTGGCGATATCATGATTCACGGGCTTCCCAAGGGGTTTGAAGATCTGGGTGATCTCCATACCCAGAGAAACTGGACCAAGGGGTGCATTGCCGTCAACAACACCGAAATTGATGAAATTTGGCAACTGGTCGCAGATGGCACCCCGATTGAAATTCGCCCTTGA
- a CDS encoding DegQ family serine endoprotease, translated as MKMRILQQFLNTSLISVFLILSLVAQGGCESRGKTEIIGFPQSFADLADKVKPAVVNIRTTSTVKVPGNPFKHFFGPDQGDQNDPFGDFFKRYFDDVPDKAMKQQSLGSGFIINKDGFIITNNHVVDNADEIKVKLSDGREYKAKVIGRDSKTDLALIKISSTFENLPVLALGDSDKMRVGDWVMAVGNPFGLEQTVTQGIISATGRVIGSGPYDNFLQTDAPINPGNSGGPLVNLKGEVIGINTAIVPGGQGIGFAIPSALAKSVTGQLKDKGKVVRGWIGVTIQTVTPELAQSFGMKETKGALVGDVASGGPAEKGGIKTGDIIVSFDGKNVKTSNDLPLLVSETPVGKTTPVTVIRENKEVKLSIKVEELTEEKIAAQSSAPVQSFGMKVDNITPQWRQQFGTTEKTGVLVVGVEQGSLADEAGIKRGDVIKEVNRKAVKNLADFNAVVAKRSEGQPTLFLLKRGKQTFFVTLESQ; from the coding sequence ATGAAGATGAGAATTCTGCAACAGTTTCTGAATACAAGTCTGATTTCCGTTTTTTTAATTCTCTCTCTTGTTGCACAAGGCGGTTGCGAGAGCAGAGGAAAGACGGAAATTATCGGGTTCCCACAATCATTTGCTGATCTCGCAGACAAGGTAAAACCAGCGGTCGTGAACATCAGGACGACATCGACCGTAAAAGTTCCTGGCAACCCATTCAAGCATTTCTTCGGACCTGACCAGGGAGATCAGAACGATCCTTTTGGCGATTTCTTCAAACGTTACTTTGATGATGTCCCTGACAAGGCGATGAAGCAGCAGAGTCTGGGCTCCGGATTTATCATCAACAAAGACGGGTTCATAATCACCAACAATCATGTGGTTGACAATGCTGATGAGATCAAGGTGAAACTTTCTGATGGCAGAGAGTACAAGGCAAAAGTAATAGGCCGCGACAGCAAGACCGACCTGGCATTGATAAAAATCTCCTCCACTTTTGAAAATCTGCCAGTCCTGGCCCTTGGCGATTCGGACAAGATGCGAGTTGGCGACTGGGTAATGGCGGTTGGGAACCCTTTTGGTCTGGAACAAACCGTTACCCAGGGGATCATAAGCGCTACCGGCAGAGTAATCGGTTCCGGCCCATATGACAACTTCCTCCAGACCGATGCGCCGATCAATCCTGGCAACAGCGGCGGTCCGTTGGTCAACCTCAAGGGTGAGGTTATTGGGATAAATACCGCCATTGTCCCGGGTGGCCAGGGAATCGGTTTTGCAATCCCAAGCGCATTGGCCAAATCAGTGACCGGCCAGCTAAAGGACAAGGGGAAAGTAGTTCGTGGCTGGATCGGTGTAACTATACAGACCGTTACCCCGGAACTTGCACAGTCATTCGGCATGAAGGAAACGAAAGGCGCCTTGGTTGGAGACGTTGCCAGTGGCGGCCCGGCGGAAAAGGGAGGAATAAAAACCGGCGATATAATTGTTTCATTTGACGGGAAAAACGTGAAGACTTCCAACGACCTTCCACTGCTCGTTTCCGAAACGCCAGTGGGGAAAACAACCCCCGTAACCGTTATACGTGAAAACAAAGAAGTCAAACTCTCCATTAAAGTAGAAGAGTTGACTGAAGAAAAAATCGCTGCACAGTCGAGTGCTCCGGTACAGAGCTTCGGCATGAAAGTAGACAACATTACTCCACAGTGGCGACAGCAATTCGGGACCACTGAAAAAACTGGAGTTTTGGTAGTTGGAGTAGAACAAGGAAGTCTGGCTGATGAAGCGGGAATTAAACGGGGCGATGTCATCAAGGAAGTCAACCGGAAAGCCGTCAAAAACCTGGCTGATTTCAATGCTGTCGTGGCTAAAAGAAGCGAAGGACAACCAACACTATTTCTCTTGAAAAGAGGGAAACAGACATTCTTTGTGACGCTGGAAAGTCAATGA
- a CDS encoding YfdX family protein has translation MKITIQSNMLMLSLILVIFSVSSAFAQTTDDIKTVPYKSIGPRVESTIENTVIVTLRRISQARSDIHRKEFAKARHELNEAVWLIESIRDNLSTSVAKNLIRVARNHLEYENPQQVLKDFPSIYDSLNKASIYLPTDKAKKHLDRAKEYLTKNKKLDADRELDLANKALIVIEVEQPLLKSQQFVTKAQQYLAAKKTEKADEALKIAERYTMDLFSRENSALYQAKQNIWLAFSNYSTARHAEAKMYLEKARSNLSKVAAEGNAKAREEAEKLLTEVSELEKKLTDEGKVAESAFKAAWEKGKALAERSAAYVSAGLSEAETTLGSESNLIEARLHTAYAETYQVTTQEPDKSARELDTAYSYVQKAAESSLAGPSDRKKIHDIGKLLLNLKASQGKDDSATQERFNTVNEKLNELIQKM, from the coding sequence ATGAAAATAACAATCCAATCGAACATGTTAATGCTGTCACTGATTCTTGTCATATTTTCAGTCTCTTCAGCTTTCGCTCAGACAACGGACGACATCAAAACCGTGCCGTACAAGAGCATAGGGCCGCGGGTTGAATCTACCATAGAAAATACTGTAATCGTCACGTTGCGTCGCATCTCCCAGGCTCGTTCCGATATTCATCGCAAGGAATTCGCAAAAGCCAGACACGAATTGAATGAGGCTGTATGGCTCATTGAAAGCATCAGAGACAATCTCTCTACATCTGTGGCGAAGAACCTTATCCGGGTTGCGCGTAACCATTTGGAATATGAGAATCCGCAGCAGGTCCTGAAGGACTTCCCGTCGATATATGATTCCCTAAATAAAGCATCCATCTATCTTCCAACCGATAAGGCAAAGAAGCACCTAGACCGGGCAAAGGAATATCTGACAAAAAACAAAAAGCTGGATGCAGACAGAGAACTGGATTTGGCAAACAAAGCACTGATTGTTATTGAAGTGGAGCAGCCTCTGCTCAAGTCGCAACAATTCGTGACCAAGGCTCAACAATATCTAGCTGCAAAAAAAACAGAGAAAGCCGATGAAGCATTGAAAATTGCGGAACGGTATACCATGGATCTCTTCTCCAGAGAGAATTCCGCACTTTATCAGGCAAAACAGAACATCTGGCTAGCTTTCAGCAATTATTCCACTGCTCGCCATGCCGAAGCGAAAATGTATCTTGAAAAAGCCAGGAGTAATCTGAGCAAGGTGGCAGCAGAGGGTAACGCAAAGGCGAGAGAAGAGGCAGAAAAACTCTTAACGGAAGTATCAGAGCTTGAGAAGAAACTGACAGATGAAGGCAAGGTTGCGGAATCGGCTTTCAAGGCTGCGTGGGAAAAGGGCAAAGCTCTTGCCGAACGCTCAGCGGCATACGTCTCAGCCGGTCTGTCTGAAGCTGAAACTACCCTCGGAAGTGAAAGCAACCTGATTGAAGCCCGGTTGCATACGGCGTATGCCGAAACCTATCAAGTAACGACCCAAGAACCGGACAAGTCTGCAAGAGAACTGGATACTGCTTACTCCTATGTGCAAAAAGCTGCCGAAAGTTCTCTGGCCGGCCCTTCCGACCGTAAAAAGATTCACGACATCGGTAAACTCCTTCTGAATCTCAAGGCAAGTCAGGGGAAGGACGATTCTGCCACTCAAGAGCGCTTTAACACGGTCAATGAAAAGTTGAACGAGTTAATCCAAAAAATGTAG
- a CDS encoding L-dopachrome tautomerase-related protein — MNLLLDVRAGKIIYFLTLLLSLWGCATNPVSSNPILPIVHEALFEYPYFNDQVTGVAISHTGRVFVNFPRWDKDPLYSVAELLPDGSLHPYPDNDWNRWGMDEASHPESHFVCVQSVVVDNDDFLWVLDPASPGFKGVVSGGAKLVRINLATDTIERVIPFNDVAAPRNSYLNDVRVDPDGGIAYISDSGAGAIVVVDLTNGTSIRRLASHPSTKAEPGYVPVIGGKELRDDNGNVPKIHADGIAIDATGEYLYYHALTASTLYRIKTSALKDTHLTEEQLSGRVERVAVTGAIDGMLIDTDNNLYLTALEENAIKCYRPDGKIDTIIKDSLIQWPDSMDISTDGNLYFTASQIHRMPRFNYGKDERILPYKLFKFLLMSF, encoded by the coding sequence ATGAACCTACTATTGGACGTAAGAGCCGGCAAAATAATCTATTTTCTGACACTACTCCTGTCGCTTTGGGGGTGTGCCACCAATCCGGTCAGTTCCAATCCAATCTTGCCTATTGTACACGAAGCTTTGTTCGAGTACCCGTATTTCAACGACCAGGTGACTGGAGTTGCCATCTCCCATACTGGGAGAGTCTTCGTAAACTTCCCCCGCTGGGACAAAGATCCTCTCTATTCAGTTGCAGAACTTCTGCCTGACGGCTCCCTTCACCCCTATCCGGACAACGATTGGAACCGCTGGGGGATGGACGAAGCCAGTCATCCCGAATCCCATTTCGTCTGCGTCCAGAGCGTTGTCGTTGATAATGACGATTTCCTCTGGGTGCTCGATCCTGCCTCCCCAGGGTTCAAGGGGGTGGTGTCGGGCGGTGCGAAACTGGTCAGGATTAATCTTGCCACTGACACCATCGAGCGAGTTATCCCTTTTAATGACGTAGCAGCTCCTCGAAACAGCTACCTCAATGATGTGCGGGTTGATCCGGATGGTGGAATTGCCTATATCAGCGATTCCGGCGCGGGTGCTATCGTCGTGGTCGATCTGACGAACGGCACGAGCATAAGACGATTGGCAAGCCATCCATCCACCAAGGCTGAACCGGGTTATGTGCCGGTGATCGGAGGAAAGGAGCTACGCGACGACAACGGCAATGTACCAAAGATACATGCTGATGGCATAGCAATTGATGCAACAGGTGAATACCTCTATTACCACGCACTGACCGCATCAACACTATATCGTATCAAAACTTCTGCATTGAAGGATACCCATCTGACTGAAGAACAACTTTCGGGGCGCGTGGAACGAGTGGCAGTAACCGGAGCCATTGACGGCATGTTGATTGATACTGACAATAACCTCTATTTAACAGCTCTTGAGGAAAATGCCATAAAATGCTACCGACCTGACGGCAAAATCGACACCATAATAAAGGATAGCCTGATTCAATGGCCGGACAGTATGGACATATCCACTGACGGCAATCTCTACTTTACTGCATCGCAGATACATCGGATGCCTCGTTTCAATTATGGCAAAGATGAACGGATTCTACCCTACAAACTCTTCAAATTTCTGTTGATGTCTTTTTAA
- a CDS encoding c-type cytochrome, which yields MKKSIISSSTLLIFCFSATSGFCDNVKGEKLDGKKEFEKHCAVCHPNGGNIINAQKPLARESLKANGVKNAKDIIGKMRKPGPGMTKFDVKTISNKEAKAIAEYILKTFN from the coding sequence GTGAAAAAATCAATAATCTCAAGTTCAACGCTACTAATCTTTTGTTTCTCAGCAACGTCCGGATTCTGTGACAATGTGAAAGGAGAAAAACTAGACGGCAAGAAAGAGTTCGAGAAGCATTGCGCAGTATGCCATCCCAATGGCGGAAACATCATTAATGCCCAGAAGCCATTGGCCAGGGAATCTCTGAAAGCCAATGGGGTGAAGAATGCAAAAGACATTATTGGCAAGATGCGCAAGCCTGGCCCGGGAATGACCAAGTTTGATGTCAAAACCATTTCCAACAAAGAAGCAAAGGCAATAGCCGAATATATTCTTAAGACATTCAATTAG